In a single window of the Gadus macrocephalus chromosome 6, ASM3116895v1 genome:
- the twist1b gene encoding twist-related protein 1b: MSEETRESSCSSTGSPVDSLGEMDSQTRKGGRKIRRSSRTDGEDLDSPTPGKGGKMSSPSSQSSEELHTERVMANGRERQRTQSLNQAFASLRKIIPTLPSDKLSKIQTLKLAARYIDFLFQVLQSEELDSKMASCGCESPERLRSAFSVWRMEMVNIALGKTL; the protein is encoded by the coding sequence ATGTCTGAGGAGACCCGAGAGTCGAGCTGCAGCTCCACTGGCTCTCCTGTGGACAGTCTTGGAGAAATGGACAGTCAAACCAGGAAAGGTGGGAGGAAAATAAGGAGATCGAGTCGGACAGACGGGGAGGATTTAGATAGTCCAACCCCCGGGAAGGGAGGGAAAATGTCCAGCCCCAGCTCCCAGTCCTCTGAAGAGCTCCACACGGAGAGGGTCATGGCCAACGGGCGGGAGAGGCAGAGGACGCAGTCTCTGAACCAAGCGTTTGCATCACTGCGGAAAATCATTCCTACTTTGCCCTCAGACAAATTAAGCAAGATACAAACACTGAAGCTTGCTGCCAGATACATCGATTTTCTCTTCCAAGTCCTGCAAAGCGAGGAGTTGGACTCCAAAATGGCAAGTTGTGGTTGTGAGTCTCCTGAGAGGTTGAGATCTGCGTTCTCTGTGTGGAGGATGGAGATGGTCAACATCGCACTAGGAAAAACCCTTTGA